Genomic window (Aquimarina sp. BL5):
TGCCCAATCTGCATGAAAGCCCTCTAGTCTTACTGCTTCTTTTTCCAGTTCTGCAGTGACATACTTCAAAAACCTAATAAGATACTTCGTAACAAAAAAGATTACAACAATAAAAAACAAGTTCGGTATAAAACCTACTAAACCTTCATATAAAAAAAGTAATGGTTTCTTTATATATCCTAAAACAACATCTGCATATTCTTTTGTTTGTGGTACCAGACTAAACAAAAAAGGAAGATAGAATATTAAAAAAATGAAGATAATCGTAATTTTTAATAACCGTATTACAAATGAGAGAATATGCCTTTCTCTTCTAGGAGTAATAAACCGAAAGAGTTGAGAAAACTTTGTTTTCCTAAAGAAAATATTATTCTCTAATTTGCTTATTTTACTCTGCAACCATTTAAAAAGCCTTTTATTAAGAAATAGAAATAATATAATGCCTAATAATGCAATGGCAAAATAGATGTATTGTATCACCACAGTAAGATATTTTAATCTTCAAATTAGGAAAATATATCAGTATCTAAAAAAAATAAAAGAGGAAAAAAAGGGAATTTTACGATTAACTACACAAAACAACTATCAATTACAACTACTTATCACCATTTTTAAAGTATTTCTGCTCCAATTCTGCCTGAAACTCTTCCATAACGGGTTTTACTGTGCTGTCAGGAAGATCTGCTATACGAATATACATCAGACCATCTACGGCATTATTAAATAATGGATCCACATTAAATGCCACCACTTTTGCATTTTGCTTGATATATTTCTTTATTAAAACAGGGATACGAAGGCTTCCTGGTTCGATTTCATCAATAATCTTATCGAATTTATTGAGATCACTCCTACTCTCATCGAACACAAAATCTTTATCAGCATCTTTAAGTTTTACCTTGAATTCCTTTTTCGGCCTAACATACTGAGCCACATATGGATCGTAATAATGAGATTTCATGAACTCAATCATTAATGATTTAGAGAAACTACTAAACTTATTACTAATGCTTACTCCACCAATTAAGTATTTGTGATCCGGAAAACGGAGTGTGCAATGTACAATACCTTTCCAAAGCAAAAACAATGGCATAGGGCGTTGCTGATATTCTTTAATAATAAAAGCTCTTCCCATCTCAATAGATTCACTCATCATTTTATGAAGTTCCGGTTCGAACCTAAATAAATCTTGCAAATAAAACCCATCAATACCTAGGTTAGCATAGATCTCATTACCCATTCCCATACGATAAGCACCTGCTATCTTTTTAGCTCCCATATCCCATAAAAACATATGATGATAATAATCATCAAATGGATCCAAATCGATGGATTGATTTGTTCCTTCTCCAATTTCTCGAAAAGTAATTTCACGTAATCTACCTATTTCGTGCACAACATTCGGAATGTATTCTTTTTTTGCTAGAAAAACTTCGTAATTTTTACTAGTTAATAAACGTTTATCATTGTTGCGACAATACTCTAATTCGGATTCAATAGAATTAATACTCCCTCCAGAGGCAATTTCCTTTGGAGATTTTGGAAGTTTTAAATTTTGAGGTATGGACTCCATCAAGGTTTTTTTCTCATAAGGATTAGCCAACATATAGGTCTTTTTACGTAAAAAATTCGTAAAATCCTCTATATTACCGTACTCTTCCTGATCCTTAACAGATACTGGATTACCTATTCTAACCTTTATTACTCTATTCTCTTGCGAAAAAAGTTCACTAGGTAGTTTTGCCGTTCGTAATGTATCATTTATCGATGCTAGCTTATAAAAAAGTCTACTATTTCTAGCGTGAAAATATATTGGAATTACAGGCACCTTAGCTTTCTTTACCAATCGCATTGCTCCTTTTTCCCAAGGCTTATCAACGTATTGCTTACCTTCTTTAAAAGTTGAAACTTCGCCAGCAGGGAAAATTCCCAGTGGCATTCCTTCTTTAAGATGCAGAATTGCTTCTCTAATTCCTTTAAGACTAGATTTAGCCTCCTTTCTATTTTCGAAAGGATTAACAGGCATAATATAGGGCTTCAAAGGAGTGAAATTATGTAAAAGAAAGTTCGCTATTATCTTGTAATCAGAACGATGTTCAAACATTAATTTTAGCAACAAAATCCCATCAAGCCCACCAAGAGGATGGTTAGACAATGTAATAAAAGCTCCATTTTTAGGTAGTCTTTTAAGATCCTCTGGAGGAATCTCGAAAGTAACTCCGTACATATCTAAAACACTATTTACAAAGTCTTTACCTTCTAAATGACTAATACTATCATATTGGCGATTAATCTTTGATAACCTAGTGGTTTTGAGGATCATCCAACCAACAAAAGTGCCAATAAAGCCAAGTTTATCTAGTTTAAGCCCTTTGGCTACTTCTTTTGAGGTGACTACCGCCATTAAATAAGTTTTGTGCTAACTACAAATATAACAAAATCATGCTATAGGACATCTTACTGTTTTGCAACCATTTGATAAGTTTCTTTTGTACTTTGTTTAAGCAAAATATCCTTGTTTTCTTCTAAAGATTGTATTGCTTCTTCATCAAAGTGTCTAATCGTATATAAAGAGACACTTTTTTCGTATACAACGCTGAATTTTGCCTTTAAATGTGACAACAATTTTTCGAAGTTATTGAATTTATCATCCAGACAAACAGAAAAGCTTATTGCAGAATTCTGGATAAGATCTACTTTTAATTGATAGGTATGGAAAAGACTAAAAATCTCACTTATATTGTCTTCTACAATGAAAGAAAAATCTAACGAAGAAAGTGACAACAATATTTGATCTTTCTTCACAATGAAACAAGGTATGTGAGGCACTAATCTTTGTCCTTTTTTAACGGAAGTACCATCATCTAATGGATTAATAAATGATTTAACATAAAGAGGGATCTCTTTTCGTTGTAACGGTTGTAAGGTTTTTGGATGAATTACCGAAGCCCCATAAAAAGCTAATTCTATAGCTTCTTCATATGAAATTTGTGAAAGCAACTTCGTGTTCTCAAACACTCTTGGATCTCCATTAAGTACTCCAGGAACATCTTTCCAGATAGATACGCTATTGGCATTTGTACAATATGCAAAA
Coding sequences:
- a CDS encoding lysophospholipid acyltransferase family protein produces the protein MAVVTSKEVAKGLKLDKLGFIGTFVGWMILKTTRLSKINRQYDSISHLEGKDFVNSVLDMYGVTFEIPPEDLKRLPKNGAFITLSNHPLGGLDGILLLKLMFEHRSDYKIIANFLLHNFTPLKPYIMPVNPFENRKEAKSSLKGIREAILHLKEGMPLGIFPAGEVSTFKEGKQYVDKPWEKGAMRLVKKAKVPVIPIYFHARNSRLFYKLASINDTLRTAKLPSELFSQENRVIKVRIGNPVSVKDQEEYGNIEDFTNFLRKKTYMLANPYEKKTLMESIPQNLKLPKSPKEIASGGSINSIESELEYCRNNDKRLLTSKNYEVFLAKKEYIPNVVHEIGRLREITFREIGEGTNQSIDLDPFDDYYHHMFLWDMGAKKIAGAYRMGMGNEIYANLGIDGFYLQDLFRFEPELHKMMSESIEMGRAFIIKEYQQRPMPLFLLWKGIVHCTLRFPDHKYLIGGVSISNKFSSFSKSLMIEFMKSHYYDPYVAQYVRPKKEFKVKLKDADKDFVFDESRSDLNKFDKIIDEIEPGSLRIPVLIKKYIKQNAKVVAFNVDPLFNNAVDGLMYIRIADLPDSTVKPVMEEFQAELEQKYFKNGDK
- a CDS encoding aspartate kinase, with the translated sequence MKVFKFGGASVKDAKGVKNVIEVLKKVGNSNILIIVSAMGKTTNALEIVVSHYLNNHPELKNAIDFIKKYHIEILKDLFDNKQHPVFEKVNSLISDMETTLKRNKSVQYDYVYDQIVCYGELIGTTVVSEYLSLEGYVNNWLDAREVIKTDEIYRDATVNWEITQQSIAEKVNKKGLTITQGFIASDTNNFTTTLGREGSDYSAGIFAYCTNANSVSIWKDVPGVLNGDPRVFENTKLLSQISYEEAIELAFYGASVIHPKTLQPLQRKEIPLYVKSFINPLDDGTSVKKGQRLVPHIPCFIVKKDQILLSLSSLDFSFIVEDNISEIFSLFHTYQLKVDLIQNSAISFSVCLDDKFNNFEKLLSHLKAKFSVVYEKSVSLYTIRHFDEEAIQSLEENKDILLKQSTKETYQMVAKQ